In one Capricornis sumatraensis isolate serow.1 chromosome 1, serow.2, whole genome shotgun sequence genomic region, the following are encoded:
- the OLIG1 gene encoding oligodendrocyte transcription factor 1 has protein sequence MYYAVSQARVNAAPASMLRPPRPGDVPVGASLYELVGYRQPPSASSSSSPTGAALLPKAAREKPEAPADTPATGPGTGAHAGGGPRADAKEEQQQQLRRKINSRERKRMHDLNLAMDALREVILPYSAAHCQGAPGRKLSKIATLLLARNYILLLGSSLQELRRALGEGAGPAAPRLLLAGLPLLAAAPGSVLLAPGAVGPPDSLRPAKYLSLALEEPPCGQFALPGGGPGGGAGGPGLCTCAVCKFPHLVPAGLGLAAVPAQFSK, from the coding sequence ATGTATTATGCGGTTTCCCAGGCGCGCGTAAACGCGGCCCCCGCGAGCATGCTGCGGCCGCCGAGGCCGGGAGACGTGCCGGTCGGGGCCTCCCTGTACGAGCTGGTGGGCTACCGGCAGCCGCCCTCCGcgtcctcttcttcctccccgaCGGGGGCCGCGCTCCTCCCCAAGGCTGCGCGCGAGAAGCCGGAGGCGCCCGCCGACACGCCGGCCACGGGACCCGGGACGGGGGCGCACGCGGGCGGCGGGCCCCGGGCCGACGCCAAAGaggagcagcaacagcagctgcgGCGCAAGATCAACAGCAGAGAGCGGAAGCGGATGCACGACCTGAACCTGGCCATGGACGCGCTGCGCGAGGTCATCCTGCCCTACTCGGCGGCGCACTGCCAGGGCGCCCCGGGCCGCAAGCTCTCCAAGATCGCCACGCTGCTGCTAGCCCGCAACTACATCCTGCTGCTGGGCAGCTCTCTGCAGGAGCTGCGCCGCGCGCTTGGCGAGGGCGCAGGGCCCGCCGCGCCGCGCCTGCTGCTGGCCGGCCTGCCGCTGCTCGCTGCCGCGCCCGGCTCGGTGCTGCTGGCGCCCGGCGCCGTGGGGCCGCCAGACTCGCTGCGCCCGGCCAAGTACCTGTCTCTGGCGCTCGAGGAGCCGCCGTGCGGCCAGTTCGCGCTCCCCGGCGGCGGTCCGGGCGGCGGCGCAGGCGGCCCTGGCCTCTGCACCTGCGCCGTCTGCAAGTTCCCGCACCTGGTCCCGGCCGGCCTGGGCCTGGCCGCTGTGCCGGCGCAGTTCTCCAAGTGA